CAGAGGTGGGAGACGTGCTGCAGGGTTAtggcccttgccttgccttgctcgtgccctgcttgatccctggcaccacaccaggAGCGGACCCTGAACAGTgtcacagtaagccctgagcactgtcgaacATGCCCCCAAGCCCCTATTTGCACTTATTAcgtaaatagtttttttttttccttctgtccctcccggagagccaggcaagctacggagagtatcccgcccacacggcagatcctggcaacaTCCCTgtagcgtattccatatgccaaaaacagtaacaagtctcacattgagaggttactggagcccgcttgagcaaatcttcGAACAACGGggctacagtgatacatatacaaACCtctacatgtgtacacacatctACATGCATACTCACATATATGCTCATGCTTATACAcattccagcacacacacacacacacacacacacacacacacaagcatgcaagTGTGGCTGGCGGGCTCTGAGTCATGTCTGTGGGTCATGTCAGGGGTGATTTCCTGGTTTTGATCTCGTGCAGTAGCTAGAGGTGGCCCACAGGGGACTGGGTGGTTCCCAGGATCTGTGTATTTGCAACTTCCTGCAAAAGGATCCTGGTTTCCATTCAACTGTTGTCAAGTTCTTCCTGGGAGGGGAGTGAAGGGGGAGCTGGGAGACAGAGGTGGGCTACAAGGCCCCTCAGGGGACAATAATGAAAACCAGGTGGAGGAAACGGCCCCGCCTGGTTTCACTGTCAACACAGGCAAGAAATCCTCCGTCCCTGGGAGCTTCTCTTTGGATGCCGCCTCGAGTCATCCTAGTCCCCCTGCGGGATGGGGGTGCAGAGCTGGACGCCCCCCTCGGCCAGCCCCCTCGGTCCTGGGCTCTCTGGGGAACTGGGCCTGTTCCGAGAGTGCTGAGATGGGGTCACAGACACTGTCAGTGCGGAGGGGATGCGCATCTGCGCAGTTTACTGTCTAGATTCTCGACTGGGAAAAACATCCTAGGGCTCAGacaaagcacagggccaggacacagatgtcgcatgcagctgacccacatccggtccccaagcactgccgggagtgatccctgagcacagagccaggagtcagccctgagcaccaccaggtcttcAGAGCAGAGACCTGTCGTACCACTAAAACACGCACCTCTGGCCTGGCTCTCCACGCCCGTGTTCTCGAGCACAGATGTCGCTGGCCTGTCCCCACTGTGgacaagcccatgttctctcttgaacacacacgtCTCCCACCGAGTTCCAGTAAAAGCTTTCTTTATCATGAAAGCAGAGACGAGAACACGCCCCTCTGGCCTTCCCTGAGTTGGCAGTGGCAGAAGATGGGCTCGACAGCGCCCCCTTTCGTGCTACCCACGACGGTGTTTGAGTTTTGTGTGCCAGGGTGAATGTCCTTGTACTGCAGTGAGGGGATGTCgctcctggctgggggctggggggagtggcACTGTCCCTGCTGGACGCTTGCACATACCTGCTCCTGTGTTGCTGCACCAGGTCTGAGGGCGGAGCTGCTGGGACCAAGCTCGGCTCAGGGGTCCAACTCCAGGCCTCGTGCTTGGAAGGCCGGAGTGCCACGGCCCCATCTGAAATGCAATCCTCAAAGTCTGTTTAGAAAAACCAAACTGGAATAAGCGGTTCACCGGCTCCtgacttctccctccctccccccagggacCAAGTCTGACCTGTGGGAGAAGCGGCAGGTGCTGTTCGAGGAAGCCTGCGCAATGGCGGAGAAGCACGGCCTCCTGGCGGCGCTCGAGACCTCGGCCAAGGAGTCCAGGAACATCAACGAGGTCTTCCAGTTCATGGCCAAGGCGCTGATCGCCCGCAACAGCCAGCCCGTGTGTGGCGACAGCGCCCCGAGCAGCCTCCCCCAGTCCACAACCATCgtgctggcccccagcccccaggctgcgAGCGACCAGAGCCAGTGCACCTGCTGAGCGCGCTCTGGGACCTGCCGAGTACCCATATCTGTAGAGTTCAGTGTCTGCAGATTACCCAGACTGTAGAGTACTCAGGGTCTGCAGAGTACTTCGATGTTTGCTGAGGGCCTCGGTGTCTGTAGAGTACCCCAGTGTCTGCAGAGTACCTCAGTATCTGCCAAGTGCCTTAGTACTGCTTAGTATCCCAGTGTCTGCCGAGTACCCCAGTGTCTGTAGTGTCTCAGTGTTTATAGATTACCCAGTGTGTAGAGTACCCAGTGTCTGCCGAGTACCCAATGCCTGCAGAGTACCCAGTGTCTGTCTACAGAGTACCCTGGTGTCTTGCAGGGTACCCAGTGTCTGCCGAGTACACTGGTGTCTGAAGAGTACCCAGAGTCTGCAGAGTACCCAGAGTCTGCAGAGTAACCCCATGGGTGCTAGGGACCCCGGTGTCTGCAGAGTGTCCCAGTATCTTGCAGAGTATCCAGTGTCTGCCGAGTACACCGGTGTCTGCAGAGTAACCCCATGGGTGCTAGGGACCCCGGTGTCTGCAGAGTGTCCCAGTATCTTGCAGAGTATCCAGTGTCTGCAGAGAACTGCTGTCTGCAGAGTACCTGAGTATCTTGCAGCATACCCAAGTATCTTGCAGAGTACCCGGTGTCTGCAGAATACCTCTGTGTGTGCCGAGTACCTGGTTTCTGCCGCACCCATGCTCTGTGGAGCTGCTTGCAACTCGCCTTAGTCCTTCACCGGAGGGCCGAGTCCCTCTGCTGGCCTCCCTGGCACAGCCAGACTGGACAGGGCAGGTTTGCTCTGGCACGTCCCCTGGGCCTTTTCTCTCCTGCAAATACCAAGTTGCTGCCCGGGTCGCAGTGGGGGCCGGGGCTCTCCCACAGATGGTCTGAGTACCCCAGGGGCGCTTCCCCTTCGGCCCTGACTGAAGAGTGATGAGAAGACAAGGGAGGAGACGGGAGGTCTGGAACATTCCGGAGCCATCTCCAGGAACCCGGCCTGGGCACAGGAAGCAGCGACAGGCCCGAATGCTGATGAGGGTGGGGGCGCGTCCTGCTGGGGTCAGCGGCTGCCCTGTGTGCCCATCTCCTCGGACACGACACCGTCCACTCACTCTAACTGTGCAGAGTCGGAGTCACCTGCCCGCTGTCCCTTGAGCTGGGACAGAGTCGCCAGTGTCTGCAGACACCCCAGTCTGTACCGAGTATCAAACCGATCCTGGCCTCATAGGCCTGCAGACCCGTGAGCAATAAACCTTGTTGGACAAAGCTGGTTGTCTGCTGAGATGCAGCACAGGACCCTAGGGCCAGCGGAGCTGGGCCAACCCCAGCACCGGCAGGGAACCGTCTGCCCGGGGACGGCCCCCGGCAACTCCAGATCAGAGCACGGCCGAGAGTGCTCCCCCAGACCGCCCCCGAGCCCTGCGCCCAGCACACTGgtcagggggccggagagacaggacaggggctcAGGCCCTTCCCTGGCTGCAGCTGCCCAGTTTgctcccccaaggacccccaggagtgatccccgagcaccaccgggtgtggcctgaCCTCCCCCAAAGGCGCCTCCTGCAGTACTTGGTGTCGGTTACCTACGAAAGGAATCTACGATCCCAATTCCGCCATCCAAGAGAACAAGGGGGGAAGGTTATTACCTGTACCAGCCGACCGCGGTCAGCCCTGCACCACAcgaggtcccctgaacaccaacggggattagctcctgagcactgcagggtacgCCCCAAGCCCCAATTTCTTCTCActagattttggtggtggtggtggtggtggtggtggggtgggtgggggagtgcAGGCACATCAAGGAGTGATctggagatactcctggctctgtgctcaggagtgacccctagtggttctTCGAGGACAATGCAAGGTGCCAGGGGGCTTCTCATCAGGGTCAGCGGGATGTCAGGCTCAGCCCcgggactctctctctggccttcctccCGGTTTCTGGGTTTTGTCTTTGGGTTCCAACCCCCAGcagcatatatggtcccccaagcagagccctgaatgatgcctgagcactgctgggagggacccccacTTTGCCCCACAATGGGGGAAGTGCATATTGTTCCTTCTAGGGCTGCAGGAAGCgatggagggaagtggggttagggggcagggctggcggaGAGCCTGTTCTGCAGGCGAGGACAGTGGAGTCAGCACGGGGGTCAGGCAGGGCCTGTGGGGACCCCCCAGGAAGCCACTGGCGAGAGTGACTGTTTCCTCCACCGAGACCCCGAGATAGCGCCAACCTCTGACTGCTGAGAATGAAACTCTGCTGGCGGGCAGGTGCCGGGACACCGGGTGCATTTAGTGAGCAGCAGCTGGGCTGCAGAGGCggcacagcggggcgggcacctgccttgctcatgggacacccaggttcgatccctggcagccccagGTAGACGCCCCCAGTCCGGTCGGCAGTACGCCCTTAGCACAGGCGGGTAATGGCCCAAGAAGGGTGGTGGAAATTGAACCGGCACCGAGCACACCCCTGGCATGGGAGAAGCCGTGGGTGCGACTCGCACAGGCTCGAAAGCCTTCTGCTGCTGTCTGGGGctcacccagggctgctctggcctccccgactgcactcaaggaccacGTGCCAGGGAGGGACCCGACAGCAGCACCCATGGCAAGCGCCTCAGCCCGACGCTCTCTGCGGCCAGAGAGCTTCCTGTACAGCACCTCGCACGACCCCCTTCCGGACAGCAGGGACCcccgccacaccccaccccggCACAGGGCCACAATGAAGGCTCAGATGCCTCCAGGACCAGATTTTGGGGACAACGCTGACCCCAGAGGTCAGGCTGACTTCCACTTTAGCCAAgaatgggggggcggggaagcaaAATCAAAATAGAGACATCCCTTTCCCtgcccaggggaggggaggggagggcgttgTCAAGCACAGGGCCATCTGGAAAGGGTAAACACCTGACCCTGCCACCTGGCCGCTAACACAGGACACGAACCCGAAGCTCATGGGCAGTGACACCACTAAAACCTGACAACAAAACCCCTCTAACGAGGACCAAAGTTGGCCAAGCAAAGCGCCCAGGCTGGGAAGGCTAGGGGATCCTGAAACAAGCTTTTCATATCTTCACGATGGAAATTCGTTTTGCACATTGAAATGCACCAGCCACCTGCAGAAACTAGGTTTTCCAGCAGGAAGGGAAGGACCGGCCTCTAGAGCCTAGGGCATTATTCTCCCTCCCTACATGTGTTTCAAAAAGCAGCTCCCAGAACTTGAAGGGATCATTGTTGCTGaagtcaggctggagagaggtcCTTTAGCCTCGAGTTTTTCAGTGGTAAAAAGTAATacttgaggggctagagtgatagcacagcaggtagggcgtttgccttgcacgtggccgatcctggtttgatttccagcatcctatatggtcccctgagcactgccagaagtaattcttgagtagccagaagtaacccctgtgcatcgctgggtgtgacccacagagcaaaaataaatgaataaataaataaaaagtaatacatgagaggctggagccatagtacagtgggtagggcgtttgacttgcatgcagccgacccaggttcgatccccagca
The nucleotide sequence above comes from Sorex araneus isolate mSorAra2 chromosome 1, mSorAra2.pri, whole genome shotgun sequence. Encoded proteins:
- the LOC129402521 gene encoding ras-related protein Rab-19-like — encoded protein: MPMQLWDTAGQERYRAITRSYYRRAHAAIIAYDITQRSSFESVPYLVEEVKKYGDTNLVIMLMGTKSDLWEKRQVLFEEACAMAEKHGLLAALETSAKESRNINEVFQFMAKALIARNSQPVCGDSAPSSLPQSTTIVLAPSPQAASDQSQCTC